The following proteins come from a genomic window of Pyxidicoccus sp. MSG2:
- a CDS encoding DUF1318 domain-containing protein: MKLRGLLLLAVLAASGCIRAPQIVMVDRATALEEQAAGSFKEVEQRLARAGMSPTPVPLTPNQLEDLGIRPTPLVENLGKTQADRVDELLFRHCVGEGRDGLLVDTRRSCLAGRLTADDVALVERVNRARQQLWKWMRTVRPAVSEESLRRSWHQAHAQGVICGGWVEAADGLWGEKKC, translated from the coding sequence ATGAAACTCCGCGGGTTGCTGCTCCTCGCCGTCCTCGCCGCTTCCGGGTGCATCCGCGCCCCGCAGATCGTCATGGTCGACCGTGCGACGGCGCTCGAGGAACAGGCCGCGGGCTCGTTCAAGGAAGTGGAGCAGCGGCTGGCTCGCGCGGGCATGAGCCCGACGCCGGTGCCGCTCACGCCCAACCAACTGGAGGACCTGGGCATCCGGCCCACGCCGCTGGTCGAGAACCTCGGCAAGACGCAGGCGGACCGCGTCGACGAGCTGCTGTTCCGCCACTGCGTGGGCGAAGGGCGGGACGGGCTGTTGGTGGACACCCGTCGCAGCTGCCTGGCCGGACGACTGACGGCCGATGACGTCGCCCTGGTGGAGCGGGTGAACCGGGCCCGGCAGCAGCTATGGAAGTGGATGCGGACGGTCCGCCCCGCCGTGTCCGAGGAGTCGCTGCGCCGGAGCTGGCACCAGGCGCACGCGCAGGGGGTCATCTGCGGCGGCTGGGTCGAAGCCGCGGACGGCCTCTGGGGAGAAAAGAAGTGCTGA